The following are from one region of the Candidatus Eisenbacteria bacterium genome:
- a CDS encoding tetratricopeptide repeat protein: MAKNRAKSPQKQEKHKRSSGLGRWLLWLGAILVLTFVVYLPSLDNDFTNWDDNYYVTENPLVTHPDFKALLTAPFGGNYHPLTMASLALNYHWSGPRPAPYHWLNLLLHVANTALVFFFIRRLSGGRLWTTIAAALFFGIHPMHVESVAWIAERKDVLYALFYLLGLIAYLRYLEARRGAWLIATWLAFVLSVASKPAAVVFPLTLLAIDFFRRRPWKPRVMLEKIPFLVVSVAAGVLTVTAQQSAGAVAAPHQWTVFQKVLFASYGTVMYVVKLFAPLGLSAIYPYPTVEGAPIGREFYVAFVGLASLLPAVVYLCRRNRVVLFGLAFFFLNIALVLQFFSVGQAVMADRYTYLPYIGLFFGLAWWLDEKPGPSPAGVPVKPLVAGVMLLLVPVSLVQTWRRCDVWQNAGTLWNDTIRNYPGRIVDAYNNRGYYYLAIHRPEEALADFDQALALNSKVARVWVNKGDVLAELNRNDSAYVCFERAIELKPNYPEALSNRGGIKTRRGDLAGAVEDFSRAIALNPTFRDAYGNRAFVYFKMKEYEKSIADRRRAIELDPKHPGNYLHHGSIGLALQQLNRPREAIAAYDEAIRLAPAGDAQRVGNYYLRRSQAWWALHDSARALSDAREAARLGAKVEAAYLRELGG; encoded by the coding sequence ATGGCGAAAAATCGGGCCAAGTCCCCGCAGAAACAGGAGAAGCACAAGCGATCGTCCGGCCTCGGGAGGTGGCTGCTTTGGCTGGGCGCCATTCTCGTCCTCACGTTCGTGGTCTACCTGCCAAGCCTCGATAACGACTTCACCAACTGGGACGACAACTACTACGTCACCGAGAATCCCCTCGTGACCCATCCTGATTTCAAGGCGCTGCTGACCGCCCCCTTTGGGGGCAACTACCATCCGCTGACCATGGCGTCGCTCGCGCTGAACTACCATTGGTCCGGGCCGCGCCCGGCTCCGTATCACTGGCTCAATCTGCTGCTTCATGTGGCGAACACCGCCTTGGTGTTTTTCTTCATCCGAAGGCTATCCGGCGGGAGACTCTGGACGACCATCGCAGCCGCGCTTTTCTTCGGTATCCATCCCATGCACGTGGAGTCGGTGGCCTGGATCGCGGAGCGCAAGGACGTCCTCTACGCCTTGTTCTACCTGCTCGGGCTCATCGCGTATCTGAGGTATCTTGAAGCGCGGCGGGGCGCGTGGCTCATCGCGACGTGGCTCGCCTTCGTCTTGTCGGTGGCTTCCAAGCCCGCGGCGGTCGTGTTTCCGCTGACCCTCCTGGCCATCGATTTCTTTCGCCGCCGGCCGTGGAAGCCGCGGGTCATGCTGGAGAAGATCCCCTTTCTTGTCGTCTCGGTCGCCGCCGGTGTCCTCACGGTGACCGCGCAGCAATCGGCCGGGGCTGTCGCAGCGCCCCACCAGTGGACCGTCTTTCAGAAGGTCCTGTTTGCCTCCTACGGCACCGTGATGTATGTCGTGAAGCTCTTCGCGCCGCTGGGGCTTTCCGCGATTTACCCCTATCCCACGGTTGAGGGGGCGCCGATCGGCCGGGAGTTCTACGTCGCGTTCGTTGGGCTTGCGAGTCTCCTCCCGGCCGTCGTGTACCTATGCCGCCGAAACCGAGTCGTCCTGTTCGGTCTCGCGTTTTTCTTCCTCAACATCGCCCTCGTGCTCCAATTCTTCAGCGTAGGACAAGCGGTCATGGCCGACCGCTACACCTACCTGCCCTACATCGGGCTCTTCTTCGGCTTGGCGTGGTGGCTGGACGAGAAGCCCGGGCCCAGCCCGGCCGGTGTGCCCGTGAAGCCTCTCGTGGCCGGGGTGATGCTTCTCCTGGTCCCGGTATCGCTGGTCCAGACCTGGCGCCGATGCGACGTGTGGCAGAACGCAGGGACGCTCTGGAACGACACGATCCGGAACTACCCGGGCCGGATCGTCGATGCGTACAACAACCGCGGGTACTATTACCTCGCGATCCATCGGCCCGAGGAGGCGCTCGCGGATTTCGATCAGGCGCTGGCGCTCAACTCCAAGGTCGCGCGCGTGTGGGTCAACAAAGGAGACGTGCTGGCGGAGCTGAATCGCAACGATTCCGCGTACGTCTGTTTCGAGCGCGCGATCGAGCTCAAGCCGAATTACCCTGAGGCCTTGAGCAACCGGGGCGGCATCAAGACGCGGCGGGGCGATCTCGCCGGGGCGGTCGAGGACTTCTCACGCGCGATCGCGCTGAACCCGACCTTCCGCGACGCGTACGGCAATCGTGCCTTCGTTTACTTCAAGATGAAGGAGTACGAGAAGTCGATCGCCGACCGCCGCCGCGCCATCGAGCTGGACCCGAAACACCCGGGCAACTACCTGCACCACGGCTCGATCGGTTTAGCCCTGCAGCAGCTGAATCGCCCGCGAGAGGCGATCGCCGCCTACGACGAGGCGATTCGTCTCGCGCCTGCCGGCGACGCGCAGCGGGTCGGGAACTATTACCTCCGCCGGAGCCAGGCGTGGTGGGCCCTGCACGATTCAGCCAGGGCCCTGAGCGATGCCCGGGAGGCCGCGCGGCTGGGGGCGAAGGTGGAGGCCGCGTATTTACGGGAGTTGGGTGGGTGA